TCAGCGTCTCGCAAAGGGAGGCTGGCGGCCGACATACTCCAGAAAACATGGGAACTGACGAACCTGAATGCGTTGAAACCCAACGAGGGTGTCAACCTCGAGAGGGCGTTGCGCCTCGGAGACAGGATCGGGGGGCATTTTGTTCTGGGCCACGTCGATGGTCAAGGGACAATCATATCCCGCCGGAGGGAGGGCGATGATCTGGTCGTGGGGATTTCTGCGAACGAAATGCTCATGAAGGGAATCGTCCTGAGGGGATCAATCGCGGTGGACGGGATCAGTCTCACCGTCGCCAGGATGAACGCCGGCGCCTTCTATGTGCACTGCATCCCGTTCACGATACGGAATACCACGCTCGGGAGCACGCCGGTCGGCGGCAGAGTCAATCTCGAGCTGGACGTCCTGGGTAAGTATGCCAGTCGGGATCGCGCACAGGGGATCACCGAGTCGTTCCTCAGGGAGCACGGTTTTCTATAGGATTCCGGGAGCCGGTGGGTGATCGGCGCTGGGCGATAACTGCCAGAAATGATGTTTCACCACGGACCCGCCTGCCGCCTGCCTGTCGGCAGACAGGGACGGGCAGGGAGCACGGCGCGGCCTTTGGCCGCAACCAATTTTTACCACTGAAGACACTGAATTCACTGAACACAACATTCTACGGTAAAGAAAGTTACGAATACCAAGCGAAAAACTTTCTCCAATTAAAAAGTTTTGCACACGTGTAGTACGGAGATACACGGAGCCTGCCCGCCGGCAGGCAGGCTCTGTGGTAAAACATCAAAGCTGTTTTTCTGAAAATTGGAGATAGTCCAGACTGATTGCGCTTGCCTTGGCGCTGCATGTTTTTTAGAATAGTGATCTCTCATGGGCGCCGGTTCAGGCGGCGCGGTGCATCAATTCCCGGGGTATCATTCCGGATGGTGCCGATATATGCGTGGGCTTCACAAGATGCCGTAGCGCACACTTAAGTGCGCGCTACAGGGCTCTTAAAAGTACACACTTTTATGCGGATAATCTCATTCCGAGCGCGTGATGAAGTGAGGGGTTGAATGGACAGGTTCCAGCTCTTATGTGTCGCCCTTTCAACGGGGCTGCACACCGTGCTGATCGCGCATCTGCCTCCCGTGGTCTCCAAGGAAGCCGGACAGGCCTTCCCCCCCGCGATAGAGTTCTCGTACATTGAGGCCGTCGGCGGACCGGCCGGGGGAGAGCATGTGCCACATCCAGGCGAAGCGGGTGATGATTCCTCAATCGCCAGCTTGCGGGAGGTGGGACAGGATCAGGCAAGGGCCGACTCACAGGTGCTGAAAGGTACGGGTGAGATACTCTCGGGAGTCACAAGGGAGACATTGAGGCCTCTCTCTCCTCGGGAGATAAGAAGCTCCGAGGCGTTCACTGCTGCGGTGAACCGGTACAGGAAGCAGCTCGAGCAGATACTCGAACGGGAGGGCAAGCTGTCATATCCGCATATCGCGCTGGAGAGCGGACGGGAGGCCAGGCTGCAAGTACGTTTCTGCGTGCGGGGAGATGGAGCGCTGGAGTCAATCGAGGTGCCGCCGGCGTGCGGGGGTTTCGACCGTGAGCTCGTGGCAGGTCTCAAAAAGGCCGCGGTCTGTTTCCCTGCGTTCCCCGAGGAAATCAAATGTGAAAAGCTCACCTTCTGCTGGCCGGTGAGTTTTGATCTGCGCTAAAGAAAAGGAGGGGGTGAATTTGCCAAAGGTAATTCTGAGGCCGAACGAGCCGGTGGAGAGGGCCCTGAGGCGATTGAAGAAGAAAATCGACAAAGAGGGCATCATGAAGCAGGTGAGGAGACACCGACACTACGAGAAGCCCAGTCAAAAGCGCCGCAGGAAGGCACAAGAAGCCAGGAGGAGATAGTTGTTCATCGCTCCCCAGGAGAGCATGCTGGCTTTTTCTACCTCGTGGAATGCTGGTGGCAGGCTCACCCCGAGGGCGTTGCTCTTGACCCTGCGCGGGCTCGGTGTCAGGGCGATCGAGCTGAGCTACCGGCACACGGAGAAGGAAGTTGACGCGATCTCCACCTGCTGCCGCTCGCTGGAGATGGGGATTGTGAGTGTGCATAACTTCTGCCCCCTCCCCGCCGTGCCGGATCGCGGACGCTCTCTCTCTGAGATACTCCTCCTGTCCTCTCTGGAAGAGGCCGAGCGCCAGGCTGCGGTCGAAGAGACAAGGCGCTCTATCGACACTGCCGCTGCGTGTGGCGCCCGGGCGCTCATCGTGCATCTCGGGCGCGCGGAAATACCACCATTCACGAGGGACCTGATAGAACTCTACCGGTGCGGCCAGGAACGCTCGAAGCGCTACCGGGAAATGCACGACCGCATGGTGGAAGAACGGGCGCGGAGCGCGCGGCGGTATTTCGACAGGGCACTCCTGAGCCTGGACGCGCTCTGCCCGGATGCGTCGCGTGCGGGTGTGTTGCTCGCGGTTGAGAACCGCTTCCACCACAGAGAAATCCCCTCCCTGGATGAGTGCGGGGAAATTATGGAGCGGTTCAGGGATGGCCCGATTGCGTATTGGCATGACATCGGGCACGCCCAGGTCATGGAAAATCTTGGTTTCTGGCGGCAGGAGGATTATCTGGACGCGGCAGCGGGGAAGTTGTGCGGGTTCCATGTCCATGACGTGCTGCGCTGCCAGGACCACCTGCCTCCATCATACGGCACGGTGAATTTCAGCCGTTTCAGAAAGTACTGGAATCCCCTCGCGCCGGTGGTCATCGAGCTCTCTCCCGCCAATGATACCGCTGCGGTTGTGCGGGGGATTGAGTACGCCAGGCGCGAAATGGCCGGGGCATGTACGGGTGCGGGCTGACCAGATTGAGCAGAACCCAAGATGGCCCCTCGCATGACATCTCTTAACTCGATGGGATAGTGCTGCCGCGGGCACGGCTTATGGATGATCAATGGAGAAGATACCATGACTAAAACCATCATCAGCACGGAAAAAGCCCCGGGGCCTGTGGGACCGTACTCACAGGCGGTGCGGGCGGGAAACATGCTTTTTATTTCAGGGCAGATCGCCATTGAGCCGCAGAGCGGGACGCTCGTGAGCGGCGATGTAGCGCAGCAGACGAAAAGGGTAATGGAAAACCTCGGCGCGATACTCCATTCCCAGGGACTCTCGTTCGCCAACCTGGCGAAGACCACGATCTACCTCAAAAACCTCGGAGACTTTGAATCGGTTAACAGGATATACAGCGAATATTTTGATTCCGGGCCGCCTGCCCGTGCCTGCGTTGAGGTTTCGCGCCTTCCTAAAGATGCGGCGGTCGAGATAGAGGCGATCGCGGTGTATGGCTAATGGTTGAGGGTCGAGGGTGGAGGATTGAGGATCGAGGGTTGAGGATCGATGGTTAAGGGTTGAGGGTTGACTGTCAGCGGGGGGAACGCGTCGAGGGAGCGCGGGGCGGTGCGCGGAACCACGCTCACCGTGAAGAGGATCGAGCGAAAGAGGTGACGAACATGGGCGCGAACGGTGTGGTGATTGATTATACGCATATGATGGCAGACGCCATCGGCACCGAGAACGGCATCTGCGCCGAGGATCTGAAGAGTTCAATGGACAGGGCGTGCGCCGCCGCGAGTTCAGTGCGCGCGGCTGCCGGGGAAGGGCGCATGGGCTTCTGCAAGCTCCCCTTCGACCCGTCACTCGTCAGAGAAGTCGGGGGCGTTGCAGACCGGCTCGCCGCGGCGGTTGATAATTTTGTCGTCCTGGGGATAGGCGGGTCGGCGCTCGGCAACAGCGCGCTTCACGCGGCGCTCAACCATCCGTACTACAATCTCCTTCCCAGGGAGCGGCGCGGCGACAGGCCCCGTATCTTCGTGCTCGACAACGTTGACCCGGAGTTCGTCGCCGGCGCCATGGATCTGCTCGACCTGGAGCGGACCGCGATCAACGTGATCACGAAATCGGGGAGCACGGCGGAGACCATGGCGCAGTGTCTCCTCTTCCTCGACGCGATGGAGAAAAGGCTTGGGAAGGAAAAAATGCGGGAGCGGGTGATCGCCACGACCGATCCGCATCGGGGGGCGCTGCGGTCGCTCGCCCTCCGCGAGGGATACCGCCTGCTCACGGTCCCGCAGGATGTGGGCGGCCGCTTTTCGGTGCTCAGCGCCGTGGGTCTTCTGTCTGCGGCCGTTTCGGGTATTGACATCGGGGAGCTCCTCGAGGGCGCGCGGCTGATGCATGAGATTTCACTGAAGCCTGAAATCTCATCCAACCCGGCGCTCGCACTGGCGCTCCTCTACTACCTGGCCTATACGAGAAAGGGGAAGGCCATCGCTGTCATGATGCCCTACTGCAATGGCCTGCTCGGGATCGCCGACTGGTTCAGGCAGCTCTGGGCGGAGAGCCTGGGGAAGAGGGTCGATCGCGCCGGGAGGGTTGTGCACGTGGGGCAGACGCCGATCAAGGCGCTGGGCGCAACGGACCAGCATTCGCAGATTCAGCTCTACATGGAAGGGCCGTGCGATAAGATCGTGACATTCGTAGGCGTGAGGGAATACCGGCGTGAGGTTCCGATTCCGCGTCCCGCCGTGCGTGATGATGCGCTCGATTACCTCTCGGGGCGGACGATGAACTCCCTGATCCGCGCCGAGCAGAGGGCGACCGCCCTCGCGCTCGCGCGCGCCGGGAGGCCAAACATTTCAATTGAGCTCAGCCGCGTCACCCCGCGCACCGTGGGGATGCTGCTCTACATGTTCGAGATGCAGACCGCGCTCGCCGCTGAACTTCTGGGGATCGACGCATTCGACCAGCCAGGCGTCGAGCAGGGGAAGAAGCTGACGTACGCCATGATGGGGCGCAGCGGGTATGATGAGATGCGGGAAGAGATCGAGCGGATGGAGGGGGATAGGAGCAGTAGGTACGTGATCGAGCTGTGAGGGGAAAGGATCCCAATGCCCTTTATAAAGAAGAGGAGGGTTCCCATCTTCCTCTACCACGGGGTGAGCGAGTGTGAAACCGACGCCATACGCGATCCGATCTACGCGCTGCCGATCTCGGCGATCAAGGCTCAGGTAAACTGGCTGCGTAGTCATGGCTGTGCCGCGGTGCCCCTTGACGCGATCCTGGCGCGCGCGGGGACGGAAGGGAGCGCGTTCGTCATCACGATTGACGATTGCCTCGCGAGCGCGTACACGCACCTTTTCCCGCTCCTCCTGAGCGCGGGATGCAGGGCCGTGGTGTTCCCCGTGGCGGGACTGGTGGG
This genomic interval from Candidatus Auribacterota bacterium contains the following:
- a CDS encoding riboflavin synthase is translated as MFTGIIEEIGVVENIVATPAGRRIAIISGTVAAGAERGASVALNGVCVTVVECSPPVSASRKGRLAADILQKTWELTNLNALKPNEGVNLERALRLGDRIGGHFVLGHVDGQGTIISRRREGDDLVVGISANEMLMKGIVLRGSIAVDGISLTVARMNAGAFYVHCIPFTIRNTTLGSTPVGGRVNLELDVLGKYASRDRAQGITESFLREHGFL
- a CDS encoding RidA family protein; the protein is MTKTIISTEKAPGPVGPYSQAVRAGNMLFISGQIAIEPQSGTLVSGDVAQQTKRVMENLGAILHSQGLSFANLAKTTIYLKNLGDFESVNRIYSEYFDSGPPARACVEVSRLPKDAAVEIEAIAVYG
- a CDS encoding glucose-6-phosphate isomerase encodes the protein MRVDCQRGERVEGARGGARNHAHREEDRAKEVTNMGANGVVIDYTHMMADAIGTENGICAEDLKSSMDRACAAASSVRAAAGEGRMGFCKLPFDPSLVREVGGVADRLAAAVDNFVVLGIGGSALGNSALHAALNHPYYNLLPRERRGDRPRIFVLDNVDPEFVAGAMDLLDLERTAINVITKSGSTAETMAQCLLFLDAMEKRLGKEKMRERVIATTDPHRGALRSLALREGYRLLTVPQDVGGRFSVLSAVGLLSAAVSGIDIGELLEGARLMHEISLKPEISSNPALALALLYYLAYTRKGKAIAVMMPYCNGLLGIADWFRQLWAESLGKRVDRAGRVVHVGQTPIKALGATDQHSQIQLYMEGPCDKIVTFVGVREYRREVPIPRPAVRDDALDYLSGRTMNSLIRAEQRATALALARAGRPNISIELSRVTPRTVGMLLYMFEMQTALAAELLGIDAFDQPGVEQGKKLTYAMMGRSGYDEMREEIERMEGDRSSRYVIEL
- a CDS encoding TIM barrel protein: MFIAPQESMLAFSTSWNAGGRLTPRALLLTLRGLGVRAIELSYRHTEKEVDAISTCCRSLEMGIVSVHNFCPLPAVPDRGRSLSEILLLSSLEEAERQAAVEETRRSIDTAAACGARALIVHLGRAEIPPFTRDLIELYRCGQERSKRYREMHDRMVEERARSARRYFDRALLSLDALCPDASRAGVLLAVENRFHHREIPSLDECGEIMERFRDGPIAYWHDIGHAQVMENLGFWRQEDYLDAAAGKLCGFHVHDVLRCQDHLPPSYGTVNFSRFRKYWNPLAPVVIELSPANDTAAVVRGIEYARREMAGACTGAG
- the rpsU gene encoding 30S ribosomal protein S21, giving the protein MPKVILRPNEPVERALRRLKKKIDKEGIMKQVRRHRHYEKPSQKRRRKAQEARRR